ATCCTAGCACGTCCTGGCACTCAATTCTCTCTATACCCCTTCAGAAACTTCAGAAATGCCACTGGAGAAGGAATATTCTATAGCGGCTGACTCTACAGTATCTTCTCCGCCTCGACCTCCAGTCGACGCGCCAATAGAAAACAAGCGTGTCATCCGTACCTATGGACGCCCCCGCGAAGAGCCGCAGGGCGGGGACGCAGATTCCTCTGGCCTCTACACGACGAAATTCAGCCTAGCGCGTGATAGCGTGCACAAGACAGCGCCTCCTGGTTTGCTCGACGTGATTCCTCCAAGTTCACCCTGCGCTCGTCCTGAtggtggccaactcgtcgaagATGGCGACGACAATGAATCAAGTACTGCGGGAAGTCCTAAATTCAATTTTGGTTGGAAGGCGAAATTGAGAGCtctcgatgatgatgatgaggatgatgtgGGTGACCACGAGCAGAAAATGTCTGTGGTTTCCGAACGTGACGATGCGCCGAGCGGGTCGGCATTTGGCCAACCTTTGTTACTTCAAGCCACCGCCGATACCTTATCTTCACCAAGCACCCCTGCTGAAAGGAAATCCCTTTCACTACTGACTTCCGTTATTGACAGTTCATTTAATGCCGATCCATTTTCTGTCCCTGCAACAACACCCGGTGATTCAAGTCCCCACCGTTCTTTTACTCTTTCATCCCCTTCTGCTCCTCGGCCCCTTGTTTCTCGTGGTCGCATTCGCAAGGCTATTCTTCAGGATTCTGACTCAGAACACGAACCACCGAAGGACTCATCGTCCACTGCCGCGTCAGGATCAAGTAGACGCAAGTCGCGTTCACCATCTACACAGCCGACATCTGAAGATGAAATGACGCTGCAAAATCGGAACAAATCTCAATCAGCTGGCAAGAAGAAATCAACTCAGCCGCCACGGTCAAGTGTTCCGCCCCTTTTGTTCACAGAGGATCCTGCCGGCGAGATAAAAAAGGGTAGTgatgagaagaagaggaagaagaaggtaaAAATATGGCTCAATTGCTTGCTCGTTACGCGTTAAACCATTTGGATAGGGACCAACAAACAAGGAAAAGGTAGAGATGGTGAAGGAAAGGACTCGCTTAGCGGCTCAAGTTCCTGTAGCTATACCACGAACTGAGACGACCTCTAAATATTCTAAGGATTCCTTGTTTGCAAGAATGTAAGTAGATGCATGCTATACTGTGTACTGCAATTTCTAACCGTCGCCAAACAGATCAGCAAAAAACCAATCAAATCAGCATGCCTCGACTTCTACTCTTCCCACCTCAGACCCCATTGCTTCGTTCTCCTCCCCAATGCCAATCTCAATGCAAAATGAGATACCACACTCACATTCTGTACGGCGCTCAAAACCTTCTATAATCCATCGTTCCCCCTCACCCGCTCATCATGATTCTGGTGAAGACTCCGATTTGCCAGACATTGGTCAAGTTCTTGTTGCCGATTTGCAAGGGGAtgcaaagagaaagaattTACTACTCCTGAAGCAACGTGCTCTAGAACAGCAGAAACGGACTATTGTCCctgacgaagatgacgacgatttGCAGATCATGCAATCGCCTAAAGTAGTGGTAAAGGAAGAGGAATCCCATCGTCGTGCGATACATAAACGTCCATCAGAAGGTCGTAAGCGACAAATGCATCTCGCGCAAATTAATCCATCCAAGCAAGCGGCTAAACACGAATCGCCCATTCGACGAAGAGATAATGGAGAAAGTTGCCTGTCAGTGCTGCATCACGCTGGGCCCATTGAACCGAAGAAATTAAATCAAATTCTGGCGGCTGAGGTTCAAAGGAATGCGAAACAGGAAATGGAGCGCAAAGCAGCTGAATGGCAGAAATATGGTGGGCGTACTGGTAGCAACTCAGAAAGCATTGCAGCTCCAGGTCTGACCTCCATTTTACAAACATTGGCCGAAAAGGGATTAAAAGCCGCAGAGAATTCCCCAGAACTGGTAGAAATGGACATGGACGAAGGCGAAGATGAGAGTGATGAAGATTGGGACCCCGCACTCCGTGGTTCTGCTTCACCGGAGCCAGCTGAGGAAGAAAACGACGACCAAGAAGAGGGCGATGAAAATATGCCTCCCAATACAGAAACTAGTATTGGTGACGAGTTTGACGAAGGGCTGCATGTTCGGCCAACACGCAGATTGGTAGTGAACTCTGATTCCGAGGATGAAGACAACAAAGAGAATGATAATGAGTTAATATACGATCATAGTGAAGACAAGGAGAACACCGCAGTTGTTCGTCATAACCATCCCAGAGGCGCTCCGCTCTCACTTTGCTCCAGCGAGGAACCTACTAGTCCGTCGTTACTATCGGTAAGGGCGCTAGGATCCAGGTCCCGAGAGACCGACCTGGATGACGACTTGCCCACCAGCCGCAGAAGGCCCTTGAAAGAATTGGTGTCTGATGAAAGCCCTGAAAGCACTCAAGTCTTGTCCACAAATCTGACCCAGTCTTTTACGGCAAAGCTTCAACAGGCGTCACCCTTGCCTAATACACGTTCCCCGGACCCTATATTGAACCCATTGTTCAATGAGAATTCAGGTTCTGGAAAGCTAGGTGGCGGGTTTTCGCAGTTTTCGCAAGGGGAAGGTGATATCTTCGGCCCTGTATTATCGCTTCAGCCAGGTTTCTCTGATCTGTTTGAGTCGACTGAATCGAGTACAGTGAAGAGTGATAAGGCACGTTACATTCCAATTTGAGAACCTGCTGCTAATTTCACTTCGTTTTCATAGAACATTTCGAACGAAACGAATCTTCATCGTACAGACACCTTGGACTTGACCCAAGATGTTGTTGTCGTCAACCAGTTGCAACCAGCCTTCCAAGCAAGTGACAATTTGTTAAGGAAAGCTGATGCTATCTTCGAGAAGGAACAAGAATTTGTGGTGGAAGATGCTCAAAGGAAAGAgcacaaagaaaagaagccCCAGTTATATGTTAACGACCATGGGTTAGTATTTCTGTATTTCGACCGTAAATACGTTTTaacatattttttttagtttTCTGACTCAGACCAGGCCTACAGACGGCAGTCCTGAAATTTATCGAGCACCATCATACTCTTTGACTCAAGGGAGCTCTCGTGCCCCACTCCGCACGCTTTCTATGACCTCGTCGTATCCGGAATCCCCAACCCAGCCTTCTCCCAGGCGTCGTCTGCGTAGACTTTCGCATACGCCTCCTCTCACGGAAAATCGGGACTATAGTCCCGAACCGCCGCTAAGGAGGTTCAACGCGTTCGATGTGCTCAAAGGTGGGGCAGAACGACAGAAGAAACACGATAACATCAAAACCCGACCTGATCTGGCTGCATACCTGGAGAATGAGGCTGCTGAAtcggacgacgaggatgcaTTTGGATTCGCAAAACCAAAGGACGCAGATGATGAGGAAACCGCCGAAGACCTTGACGCAACACTTGAAGAACTGATGGACGATAAAGAAATGGATGAAAACACCATTGCGCCCGACTTGGTTCACGCCAAATTCATGTAAGTGATTATGGAGTACCTTTCCAGACTTTTTGTCTAATGCTACTGTCCGACTTGCAGGGAACAACTGGAAGCCGAAGACCAAGAGAACGAGAAGTTCCATCAAGGAGTGATCCAGGGTGAACAACGTCTGAAACGACGCCGTGGTGTTGAAGTCGACGATAGTGATGAAGAAAGCGATGACGATAACAACGAGAGAGCTCGACGAGCGATGAAAAAGTTGCGAAAATCAGATCGCGGTGATATCAAGAGTCTTGGTGAGTAATGATACTTGCTTATTCAATGAAGAGCAAATGCTCATATGCTATGCAGAGGAGAACGAGGCGACCAGAGCCTTTGCGGAGGCGTACAATCAGACCCTGAAAGATGACGACACAGAATTCTTGTATCTTGAGAGGGAGACGGCCATTGACGATATTGATGGCAGCAGAATGCAGatggacgaggaggatgaagaggagatcGAGTATGAAGAGCCTGAAACTATCAGCCATGACGAAATTGTTCGCCAGATTCGCCTAAACAAGGAAGAAGGGGTGAGtctgttttctttcctaATTTAGACGAGGCTAATTTTAGCGGTCCAGATCGAAGAAGACTCAGGAGTAGACCCCGGAGATGTATCGTGGCTTGACcaagatgaggaagaagaaacacccCGCGTAAAAACCGTCAACAGCAGAGTGCGACCAAGAGCGCGACTACAGGGTACCTCGGAGCAGTCTGAATTGGACGGCATGGTAAGCGAGATTATTATTGACTTGAATGGCTTATTAACATCAATGTTTGTAACTTAGGGCGCTGCATTCCGCAAACCGGCGAACCCGTCGACTTCCAACTCTAGTAAGCAATGGTATGCTCAGGAGCACAAATCGCGAAATGCAGGAACGTCGCGGTCAGTTGGAGGGTCTGCGATCACAGGACATGCAAAGGCTAAGCCAAAGACTGGCACTAGCACCGTGCGCGCCGGCTCGATCGCTAAGCGCGCTGGtgcgtcttcttcctcgacaTCAACGGGGAGCAGAAGTGTCAAGGCTGCGCCGAGTATGTTATCGGCAGCAATCTCAGACAAAAGTCGCCACTTTGCATGAGTAGATTAGTTTAGTAGTCTCCCTTTGATCTTGCTGGGGGAATGTAATATAGTACATGTATTGAATATTGTTTTATAATCAATGTGTCCGCAAAGGCGTGCAGTGAATTAACCTAGGGCATGGACAAATGGTGACCAAACGAAAAGGCGGCGTTAGAAGACGATAGCAAGTATAAGTGTCGGTGGTACAGATCCATAAGAATGGGACGATATGGAAGGGGTATAGTAAGTAATAAAACAAAGTCGACAAGAAGGCGGCCGAAAGTGATGGGAAAGACGTTGAAGGGATGTATCAATGATACTGTTTGCCTCCAAATGGTTTCCCGAAGCGTATCCAGACGGGTTTCGATGCTCTGGAGGTAGGAATAGTGTAGGTTCGTGAGGGCTGGCGTGAGGAGCTGCGACGCTTCCTATTACTTGTTTGTATCTGGACGACAGTACGCGATGAACACTGGGATAGACGCGACGCCAGGCGAACTCACTTTGTGTCGTAGCAAGATAAGCTTCGCCATATTAGCAGGGGGCCCTGTCTCGCGGAAAGGATTGCCTGTTGGGAAGAAGGTGAGATGGATGTACGCGGTGAAGAACGAAGAGCACGAACGAGAGGCAACGAGGGCAAGACCTGACTCATGGGCATCGAGAGACTCGTCGACGGACATGATGGACATCCAAAGCGCTGGCATGAATATgtagacgaagaggagggcGGCGACGGAGCTGAGAGCCATGAGAGCCAGCATGTTTGCAGGCGCAAGGGGTGCGCTGCCCCTCACGGTTAGGGATAGAGGAACGGTGGACTCGCaataaaatagaaaaaaGGAACTGCTTTGAAACTTCTCACTTTCTTTGGGGTAACTCAATTCCCCTCTCTCCGCTTACCTAACCTCGGCTCTTGCCGTCCTCTTGCCGCCTCCCGGCATCCCTCTTTCTCCCGCTCTTCCATGTCCCCCGTCTTGTCCGCTGCGACAGTCACCACCGTCGGCCTCGCATGCAAggcttttctttcttcaggTCTCGCCTCAATACAAGTCCATGGTCTCCATATCCTCAAAGATGCTCTCGAGGGCCCAGATCGCGACTCCCGCCGTGGCATACTGACCGGTATGCCTTTGTTCACTGCCGTTTGGCTCCCGTGCTCAACCTCCGAATGTAGTTTGCAACCACATCTCAACGTGGGTCGAGTCTCTTTTGTGTCTTCCTCCATGCTGAATGCTGTCTAGGCTGGATGATCCTGTCACTTGGGGTGTCCTTCCTGTGCGCTACTATCTGAGTTCCCGAACTACACGCTGGGCTCTAGGCGCTTCTGACATCATGTTTACGAATCCGTATGTCGTTTTCCACAAGCGGAAGTCACACCATGGATCTCAGCCTCCTCGGCTCCTTTTTTGTCCTAGCTAGGGTATTTTCTACCTTCTTTTCGCTCGGACAGACTCTCGAAACTTTCCGTGGCAAAGGGATCTATCAGGATGCGGTGGACACAGCTATTCAAAAACTCAACGAAGGACAATGGGTATGTTTATTTCGGCGCATTCTTTTGCGTTATAACACTCTATCCAGGTGCATCTATATGGCGAAGGAAAAGTCAATCAGCCCAAGGACTACCGTCGAGATAAACTTGGGCGCGTCTGCATCCAGCGATTTAAATGGGGCGTGTCAGTGCAATCAAATACTTTCCTTTCTGGGCATCGCTCATCATTCCGTTATAGGGGCCGAATCCTAATGGAGACAGAAATTCCTCCCATCGTGATCCCGATGTGGATAACAGGCTTCGACCAACTGATGCCAGAAGGACGTCCTTTCCCAAACAAATATCTGCCACGGATTGGTGCACGTATGAGCGTCACATTTGGCCAGCCTGTACCTACAGAAAAACTGGAGGAAGCCTTGGATGTATCGCCACGGGATTCTGATGTCATTTCTTCTGCTACTGCGGGTTCCAATGAGCAGCTCAAGGGATGGCTAGGTGAGGCTGCGGCTTTGCGCAGTGAACAGGAACAAATCTATACATCACTAGTGCGCCAAAAGGTTACCGCAATAATCCATCGAGCCGTAGAAGATTTAGGTCGATCTATCTTGCCACCACTTCTAAAGGAGCCCATTTCAATACAATAGCTCAGCAGGCAAAGACGCGTAGAACATATAATGTAGAAACCACAACAATTATCCCTATAGCTATCAAGTACAATATCTGACCATACAAATATCACAAAGCTGGTTGACAAGAACCAAATTATTCCACGAGCCCAGTGGCCGCAAACTCTTCAATCGCTGCCTGCACACTGTTACAAGTCGACAGAAGTTTGATTTCTACCTGGCCTGGATAGAACCATGAACATACAGCCTTGGGTCAAATCCATCAGCAACGGAGCACAGCTACTTGAAAGCTAGCGACTCACAATCATTAGGTAGAAAGCGACCATGGCAATGCCTTCAGCCCAGTTTGTTTTGGAGTCCGCAGTGACATAGTTGACAAGGAAACAGGATCCCAACAGGACTGCCACTTCGAAAGTTTCTTCGAAAATATATATGTAAGCATATGTGTGATGTATCATAGTGCATTACCGCCTACCGAAGAGTAAGCTCAGTGGTTTATCAGTCCACCAGCCAATGAGGACCAAAAGGGGCATCCAGAACAACGTAAATTGGATGCTGAGGTCAATAGCCTCTCCTTTGGCTAAAGTAGTCGGGGGAGTGGGCTCGTGGAAGATGTGTCTAAACATGTATCGGACAAAATACACAACAGCGACAGTGCCATCTGCTGCAAAAGATACAAATGGCAGCAATATCAGGCCGAACCACCTAGTTGTAAACGACGAAACTTAAGCATGTCAAAATGCTGCACACAATAAGTCTTTTACATACTCGACTTTGATCCTGTGGCTTTTTTGTACAAAGTCGATGGATTCGACAAGCTGAAATGTTGGTATATGTAAGAACAGCTGAATTATATCGTCTGGGATATAACCTTACATATTCTGCCGTTGTAGCCATAAACGCGATGCATATGGCAAGCATCAACATGCACACCCATTGATTTACTTCCGGGTCATCGTTTCTCAAATGTGCAACGTGCTCCTTGAATTCTTCGGGTGCTTCAGAAACAGTGACACGGGTGAGGTCATTACTATCGCCAGGAGGGTTATGGAGGTAGATCCGAGAACAGAGGTAAACGAAGAGCAATAATACCGCAAGGCCTCGGCTCATCTGCAAGAAACTGTGTCGAGTGTTGTCATCGACCGCTGTCACTACAGCCGCCTTATTGTTGACATCCAGCGCACCGCTGATAGCAGAGAAAAAAGATGCCGGGATAAGTAAACTCAGGACCCTAAAATACATTTCAAGATGTTAGTTAGTTTAAATTTGCATATAGCAGATATGAGTACCCAAGAGTCAGAAGGGAGTGGTTGAGTTGAGTTGAATGAGGATGCAGGTCTTGTTGAATTATCCGTGCTCCCCCAATGACGAACGCTGTGCCAGGTACAAGTAATAGATGTAGAATAACAACGCCTATCAAATTTCAAACATCTTTAGTAAATATGTTTGATTTCTTGGAACAGAGGGGGACGGACCGATGATAGTTGACTTCAACAATATTAACCTGGTTGAAATATTAGACGCGTTCTAGAGTAGAAAAGAATCGTAAAGTAAACACTCACTCGCATTTTTTGAGAAGGATGATAGCGAGTGTGGCTTCTACGGCACTGTGTTGCATAACATTATTAGTATAAAACCTAGGCAAAAGCAAATATTCTCACTTATTGAGCGTTACAACAACCAGATCTCCCAGCTCCTTCCCAAGATAAAAGGCCATCTGCTCTCCCCCGTAATCGAAGAGTCTCTCCAGCGGAACGATTGCAAAAAAGCAGACTGCTTGGAGTCAATGAAAGTCCTTGTGATATTGACTTGCTTATGCTTACGGGAAAATGTAAGTGTATCATTCCAGTGCAAGAAGTGAGAAACCCAAGCAACCGGGATGAAGAACAGAAATATGTTGAGCCCTGATTAACGCCAAATAAGTTCGTGACAATGACGGTAGGCGAGATACTGAAAAGAAATATCCTACATGATGACCAGAATATGGCGTTTAAACTTTCCAAGACTCCGATAttccttttccctttcctcgTAAATTGATCCCAAAATTTAACCAATTCTTCCTTGTTTTCTTGGAATTTGAATGCCTCGCCAAGCTCCTGACCGAGTTCCTGTAGACGGCTACTGCTGAGCCTACTCCGGCGGGATTCTGCTCCAGCAGATAACAGGTTGCCAGGACTATGTTTAGGCTCGATGCTGCCTTCTTCTAGGTCTTGAATACGAAGATGGGTGTGTGTCCGCTGGCGAGATTCGCTGCTATCGGTGCTGGCGATTTTGGACATGAGGCAGAAACGACGTTGGGCGGTATGGCCGTTAGTATTTAGGGGATAGGGGATATTTTTAGCCTCTGCTGGGTGGCCTCAGGCAGGCCAGTGAAGACGGCTGGTCACAGTATATAGGGTTGGGAAGTACCCCGCTGAAGTGTGGAGGATAGTTGGGGTATATAGTCAAGGCTCCGGTGTTTCGAATTGAATGCATCCCTTTAAGTAGGAGCACTCTGACAGCCCCGGTGATGAAGATAAAAATAAACCTTAACGCCAAGCTGTCTTCAGTGTTATCCGAACTTCAAAATCTCCGAGCACGGCGTGAGAATGCTAAAATTAGCTACGCGTCGAAACATTGAAATCTACTTTTAATGAGTGCATAGAGCATAACCCGAAAAGCATTTCGCCTAACACACAAAGGTCGGATGAGTTTTAAAAGTTCACTTAGAACGCAAGAAGATAGTGGTTTTCTTACGGTATTCGATTCAGCATCTAAAAACTTCGACCTTGGCAAGTACCTGAAAATGGTTTTTTCTGGACAAGTTCAGGACCGGAATCGTCAAGCGCCGAATAGTACAAGCTATTGGACATCGGTGGGACAACGTTGTGTGGCTTCCATCCATCCTTTCATACACAAACATGTCGTGTGTATCCAATTACTTGAGGTTAATTTGGCAGTATGTAATCTATATTGCAACTTGCGGCATCAGGGCCAAACGCCGTCATGCTGGTTGCAATAGAAGTGCATGGCCTTTAGGCTTGTGTTTACAGGgagtggctgatggatagCGAAAAGGTCAACTGCATCTCGAGACTTGCGGCCtaccatccacatccacacttCGCTTTTAGAAAGAACGCGGTCGACAAGGTCTATTGAAGACGTATCGTCCTTAAAGACGGCCATCTAATATGTCACAGATAAAAAACGGCGTTGTCAACGGTGTCTGCTGCGAGAGGCATAACATGGCTGATAACATTAAGAAACCTACCGTTGGCCAACAAAGAGTGTTACTGAACCTGGCAAAACTTCTTCAGGATTTCATCGATCCGTGACGTAAAGGTTGGCTTCGCGATTGGAGTAGGGCTACATCCATTTTACTGATGAAACGGGGTAGGAGTAGTGCTGCTTGTCAAGCGAATGAGGAGTAAAAGTTGTAACGTTATACATTTGATGACTGGCAGTGAAGGCCACCACAACTCCAGCAATGTTTCTGTTGATGCCCCTAGCACTTCCAGTTGAGGGGCTATTCATGGAAATAACGGCAGAAGATCCCGCGAACATTGCTGATGCTATTTGCAAAAACATATATGGATTTGACGAATATTTGTGAATTGTCATGTCCAAAAGTAGTACATGGTGCagtgaagaggatgaagctATGAGACAGGAGATCCAGGGTGGCATTGCGGGAATTGAAACTTCCAAGTGATACCTGTACAACCAAGATAATAATCTCTCAAGGACTAGAGTTAATATCCCGCAGAAAGATCTTGGATGCACGAATATGTCAGTAATACAGACAAGAATGAAAGATATTCTTATCTTTCGACAAAGTTACTGAAAAACATACTATTCGGATCGCAACAAAGCGCAGAAGAACGGATATCATGAATCCCAGTGAATGAAGTCACCACAGCTATCGCAAAATACGTGGTGAGAAAGACAGAGGAAATACAAGGTGAATCTTAAGGATGTGGAAAATCTATATGTTTTTGGCGAGACGAAGAACAAGGAATGTGTTCATCAGTGGAAAGTTGCCTGAAGATCATGACAGgaatttgaagttgaaagGGTGAACAAGGTTTGTGACGATCAGTGAATTATGTAATGATGCTTTTGTTTATCGGGGATGGCCCACGCCAGCTCAAGCAAGCTGGGGTAAACAACACCTGGTgcatgtcaatttcatttaGAGGTCCGACTCACGTTGTCCACACTAACACTCACCCTTGCCTGCACTTTACCAATTTGTAGCTTTCAAGTCATAAGGCTTGCAGGACGACAGTATGGACGTTGTAAATAACGTTCGTGAATGTCTGAAGACTTGGGCCAGTGGAGGAGATTCGAAACTGTATGCCTATCTTTCTATTTGCTGTGTCCCTGAGCGATATCTAATATTGTCTTTTGCAAAGCCGCCACTTCCTTGTccaacctcattccaacCCTTTCGACCCAGACTGTCTAGACACTCTTACTACAGCGTATCATACCCTGCTATGTGCAACTCTCGTGACATGGGCACCGCCTTACCCACTCTCACCCACAGCGTTGGCAGAGTTTATACTGTCCGTACTTCGAGCCTTACCGTCATCGTCCAACGTATCACCCAAGCATCCAACGCCTGCCTCTATATTCGGAGATCATCTCGTGGATATGATATGGGCTGTGGACCTTGAACTCGACGAGTTGCTCAACGAGGCACGCCTCTCGGTCGCTGAGGCAGCAGACTGGAAGTTGGCGTCAAAGGATGTGGCTAGCGTCCTCAATAAGGCAAAACGCGCACAAGCAAACGCAGAGATAGATAAACAGCGGATACCTTCTATCGTCATGAAGTTTTTGGTGCGTCGACATAAACAATACTTGCAACTTCGGTTCCATATATGTGCCTTTTCAGGAACATGGCATCATCACCCCAAACCATTGCCGGGAAAGGCTGGAATCGACTGTTCTAGCCAGTGTAGGCCTCATCCAAGATAAAACGACACAGGATAAGAAAGAGATACGAACAAGAACTGGCTTATTGTGAGATCAAATACTACTCTTCATCCAATTTTACTGATTGCAGAATGGTTCTAAAGTTACAAACAGAACAAATTTAATCTTCTGCGAGAACAGTCCGAGGGATATAGTAAACTCATTGTCGAGTTGACTAGTAGTCTTGGCCCACCTCATTCTCCTCAGTCTGGTAGGCCAACAGAGTCGTATTCTCTAATCGAAGACCGTGCCAGACCTGTGTGGGAGAAAGTCATCAGTCTCATAGGTTACTTCGATTTGGACCCCAATAGGGCATTGGACATTATCCTTGATGTCCTCTCACAGCACCTCACTACACATTACACTTTCTTCCTCGCCTTGTTGTCGTTCTCTCCTTGGTCTGGCTCATATCGTCGTCCTATCcctgatgaagaagaaatggataCCAAAGTCGAGCTTCCGGAGGGCGTGTATAAGGGGAAAAGTCTGGACGAGGTTTTAACCACGGCAGAGCTGCATTCAAGGCCCGCCTCGACTACCCCTCCAAAGAAAAGCGGTGCCCGAGTTTTAGCACAGGTGTTGGGATTCAAATTCAGTTATTACCAGGTCCGTATCACAAGTCTTACTACAGTAAGTTTGACCATCTAAATTTCATTTCTATTCGCCAGGCTCCAGACGTTTCGGAGACGGCACCGTTGAATCTTTATTTAACCGCTGCTATCTTAATTCGCGAGGGCTTCATCACAATGGAAGACTTGTATCCGCACGTAAGTAAAATCTGTACCTCTAACTGATCCCGAGTTAACTGTTTTTTTCAGCTCGCACCCAAAGACGAGGACATGGACAACCTTCGACAAGAGTACTTGGCCGACGTTAAGGCCAGAATAGCTGGCGCGAAGAATAGTTTACTTGCGATGGCTGCCCCCCTTGAATCTGCCTCGTCTTCACAGCCAAAACCGATCGTGTCCTCTCAACCGGAACCAAAGCAATCGGAAACGAAGAGTAGAAATCAGAAAGTCGGCCTCCTCACAAGCTTACTTGCTGTTGGTGCCATCAAACCTGCGATTGCCATGTTAACCAAATTTCAGTGGTTGGTTGACTCCAATACTGAGATCGCCGATCTCATAATTCGCATAATGAAAGTATCGATTGAACCACTATACGACTCCCTCTTAAAAAAACAACGCGCGGAAAGCTTCACAAAGCCAAGGGCACGATTTGGCCCTGCAGGATTAGCTTACCCCGGGCCTAGGAAGCCTGTCCTGACATTGTCGGCCCCTACTCCGCCAAGCACCAGCACTACCGATTTCGTGTTCTTCTTCCCTGATTGGGCGGATAGGGTACCACTCTGCAGAAGTTATGCTGACCTG
The sequence above is a segment of the Psilocybe cubensis strain MGC-MH-2018 chromosome 4, whole genome shotgun sequence genome. Coding sequences within it:
- a CDS encoding Tafazzin, with protein sequence MSPVLSAATVTTVGLACKAFLSSGLASIQVHGLHILKDALEGPDRDSRRGILTVCNHISTLDDPVTWGVLPVRYYLSSRTTRWALGASDIMFTNPVFSTFFSLGQTLETFRGKGIYQDAVDTAIQKLNEGQWVHLYGEGKVNQPKDYRRDKLGRVCIQRFKWGVGRILMETEIPPIVIPMWITGFDQLMPEGRPFPNKYLPRIGARMSVTFGQPVPTEKLEEALDVSPRDSDVISSATAGSNEQLKGWLGEAAALRSEQEQIYTSLVRQKVTAIIHRAVEDLGRSILPPLLKEPISIQ
- a CDS encoding Vacuolar calcium ion transporter encodes the protein MSKIASTDSSESRQRTHTHLRIQDLEEGSIEPKHSPGNLLSAGAESRRSRLSSSRLQELGQELGEAFKFQENKEELVKFWDQFTRKGKRNIGVLESLNAIFWSSWLNIFLFFIPVAWVSHFLHWNDTLTFSLCFFAIVPLERLFDYGGEQMAFYLGKELGDLVVVTLNNAVEATLAIILLKKCELILLKSTIIGVVILHLLLVPGTAFVIGGARIIQQDLHPHSTQLNHSLLTLGVLSLLIPASFFSAISGALDVNNKAAVVTAVDDNTRHSFLQMSRGLAVLLLFVYLCSRIYLHNPPGDSNDLTRVTVSEAPEEFKEHVAHLRNDDPEVNQWVCMLMLAICIAFMATTAEYLVESIDFVQKSHRIKVEWFGLILLPFVSFAADGTVAVVYFVRYMFRHIFHEPTPPTTLAKGEAIDLSIQFTLFWMPLLVLIGWWTDKPLSLLFETFEVAVLLGSCFLVNYVTADSKTNWAEGIAMVAFYLMIAVCSWFYPGQVEIKLLSTCNSVQAAIEEFAATGLVE